In Solimonas sp. K1W22B-7, the DNA window GCCAGTTCCCACTGGCCGTGCCACAGGGCGGCGCGGGCGCGCCATTCCTGGCCCTTGTCGTCCAGCACTTCGTCCGGCACCAGCTTGTAGAGGGCGATGGCCTCGGGCCGGCGGTCCAGCGCGTAGCCCATCGCCAGGTCGCGGCGCAGTTCAGCCACCTGGCGCGCGTCGAGCTTGCGGCGCTCGGCCAGTTGCGGCAGCAACGGCGCCACGTCGTCGGGCCTGGATCGCGCCAGCTTGGCGAAAGCCGCTTCCAGCGGCGCCCACTCGACCGCGGCCTGCGGGTCCTTGATCAGCGCCTCGATCGCCGGGCGCGGCTCGCGCAGCAGCTGCGACCAGCGCTGCAGCGGCGCGGCGCGCGCCAGCGGCACCGGGCGCAGCAGCCAGTCGGCCAGGTCGGTGTTGCCCGCCTCCAGCGCCAGGCGCGCGCGCTGCTCCATGCGCTCGGGCGTCAGCAGGCCGGAGGTCTGCAGCCACTGGAACGGCGGCACGCAGGCCTGCGACAGGGACTGGCCGGTGGTCCAGGTGGCGAGAATCTCGTCGCGCAGGGCCGGCTCGATGCCGCCGGTCTGCAGCCAGGCGTTGTAGCGGTGGCAGCGCAGCGCGTCGTCGGTCGTGCCCGGCTCGCTGTTGGCCAGCAGCGTCGCCCACTGCTGGCGCTGCGCCAGGTTGGCGAGCCAGTCGCGCTGCAAGGTGCGCGCTGCGGGGATCTCGGCATTGGCGCGGTACCAGGTGCCGAGTTCCGCATCCAGGGTGTCGCCCGGGCGCGTCTTCAGCGCCTGCCGGAAACGCGCGGCCTGCAGGTAGGGATAGAGGATGTAGTTGCGCAGGCCCGGGCTTTCCGCCGCTTCGCCGCCGGCCTCGACGGTCTTGAGCGCGACGCGGAACTCGATGCGCAGCACCTCGTCGTTGGCCAGGGTGGCGCCGCTCAGGCATAAGCACAGAATGAATGCGAGGGAACGGAACATCAGCGGGGGGAGCCTGTTGTAGGATGCGCGCCTCATTGTAGTGCGACGCGGCTCGCTTGCAGGCTGCACGATCATGGAATCCTTGCTCATCTACGTTCTGACCGGCGCCATCGCCGGATTGCTCGCCGGACTTTTCGGTGTCGGCGGCGGCATGATCATGGTGCCGGCCCTGGCGCTGGTGCTGCCGGGCCAGGGCGTGCCGCCGGACGTGGTCATGCAGGTAGCGGTGGCCACCTCGCTGGCCGTGATCTCGGCCACCTCGGTGTCGTCCATGCTGAGCCACCAGAAGCACGGCGCGGTGCTGTGGCCGGTGTTCCGCTGGATGGCCCTGGGCCTGGTGCTGGGCTCGGTGGCCGGCGCCTTCGTCGCCGACAGGCTGGCCAGCCGTACCCTGGCGCTGTTCGTCGGCTGCGGCGCACTGGCCGTAGCCGTGCAGATGGCCCTGGATCTCAAGCCCAAGGCGGCCGCCCCGCTGCCGGGCCCCGGCGTCTTAATCGGAGCCGGCGGTGTCATCGGCCTGCTGTCGGCCCTGGTCGGCATCGGCGGCGGCTCGCTGACCGTGCCCTTCCTGGGCTGGCGCAGCGTCGACATCCGCAAGGCCGTAGGCACCTCCGCGGCCTGCGGCGTGCCGATCGCCTGGGCCGGCGCCCTGGGCTTCATCGCCTCGGGCTGGGACCGGACCGACCTGCCGGCGCCGCACCTGGGCTATGTCAGCCTGCATGGCTTCGCCGGCCTGGCCGTGGCCAGTGTGCTGATGGCGCCCCTGGGCGCCAGGCTTGCCCACCGCCTGCCGCCGCAGCAGCTGAAGCGCGGTTTCGCCCTGTTGCTGGCCGGCGTTGGGCTGAAGATGCTGATTGGCTAGAATCAGCGTGACGGCGCTGCTGCCGTTGGCGAGGGACACTTGGATAAACGAGGCATTGGGGGGAAGGGCATCCGCTATCCGGGCCGCGCACTGCTGGCCGGGCTGATGCTCGCCGTCTCCGCTGCCCAGGCCGCCGAGGTCTACGTCTACCGCGAGCCGGGCGGCATCCGCCTGTTCACCGACCGCCAGGTGCGGGACCCGGCCTACGTCTTCATCTCCAAGTACGGCCGCCCCACCGCCTACACCTCCTGCAAGGGCCTGAGCGCCGCCGGCCTCGACGCGCGCCTGCGCAGCTACGAGGACCTGATCTACAAGTACGCCGCCCAGCAGCAGGTGGAGCCGGCGCTGGTCAAGGCGGTGATGCGCGTGGAGTCCTGCTTCGACCACCGCGCGGTGTCGCGCGTGGGCGCCCGCGGCCTGATGCAACTGATGCCCGGCACCGCCGCCGACCTCGGCGTCAGCGACAGCTTCGACCCGGCGCAGAACATCCGCGGCGGCGTCACCTACCTGCGCCTGATGCTGGACCGCTTCGGCAACGACCAGAAGCTGGCCCTGGCCGCCTACAACGCCGGCCCCGGCGCGGTGACCAAGCACCAGGGCGTGCCGCCGTTCAAGGAAACCCAGGCCTACGTCGAGAAGGTGCGCTCGCACTACCAGCGGTATCACTAGCCGCTGAGGGCCGGGGTCATCCATCCCCGATCGCGGCTTGAGTAGGAGCGAGCTTGCTCCTACCTGTCCGGAAGAAACCCCAGGAAGGCCTCCAGCGCCGGGCTCAGCCAGGCGCTCTTGAGCTGCACGCGGTACAGCGGCCGCCGGATGCGCAGGCCCTTCACCTCCACCACCCCCAGGGTGCCGGCCTTGAGTTCGGTGCGCACCGCCTGCGCCGACAGGAAGGCCAGGGCCACGCCGGTGGCCACCGTGTGCTTGATCGCCTCGGTGCTGGCCAGGGTCATGGCCGGGCGCAGGCGGATGTTCTTGGCCGCCAGGGCGCGCTCGGTGACGGCGCGCGTGCCGGAACCCACCTCGTGCATCAGCAGCGGACAGCCGGCCAGCGCCGCCAGGCTCAGCGCCGCGCCTGACGCCAGGGGATGGCCTGGGGCGGCGATCAGCACCAGTTCGTCCTCGGCGAAGACCTGGTAGTCCAGCAGGCCGCTGCTGACGATGCCCTCGGCGAAGCCGATGTCGATCTCGCCGGCCAGCAGCTTGGCCTCGATGGCCTGGGTGTTCTCCACCTGCAGTGACAGCTCCACGCCGGGATGGCGGCGGCGGAAGGCGGCCAGCGTGTCGGGCAGCATGTAGCCGCCGATGGTGCGGCTGGCGCCGATCGCCAGGCGGCCGCGGCCCAGCTGCTGCAGGTCGCCCAGGGCCTGGGCGGCCTCGGCCTCGATCGCGAACAGGCGGTTGGCATAGCCCAGCAGCAGGCGGCCGGCCTCGGTGGGACGCACGCCGCGCGGCAGGCGGTCCAGCAGCAGCACGCCCAGGGCGCGCTCGAACTCGGCCAGCTGCTTGGACACCGCCGACTGGCTGATGTGCAGCTCGCGGGCGCCGCCGCTGATGCTGCCGCTGGCGGCCACGGCCTGGAAGATCGAGAGGTGGTTGAGATTCATCCAGCGGCCATCCATGAATAAAAGAGAATCTAGGCATCGATATATTGCATTTTATTTATGGCGTGCGGGGGCCCTACAATGCCGGTCCGGCGCCCGGGATTCCGGTCCCGCCCTCCTCTCATCCAGCTGGACACGACCATGATCAAGCCGCACGGCTCCGACGCCCTCAATCCGCGTTTCGTCTACGACACCGCCCGCCACGCCGCCCTGCAGAAGGAAGCCGCGGGCCTGCCGAGCCTGCTGCTGAACTCGGCCGCCGCCGCCAACGCGGTGATGCTGGGCGCCGGCTACTTCAACCCGCTGACCGGCTACATGACCAAGGCCGATGCCCTGGGCGTGGCCAAGGACCTGAAGACCGCCTCGGGCCTGTTCTGGCCGGTGCCGATCGTCAACCTGACCCGGGAATCCGGCATCAAGGCCGGCAGCCGCATCGCGCTGCGCGACCCCAACGTCGAAGGCAACCCGGTGCTGGCGGTGATGGACGTGGAGACGGTGGAGAACGTCAGCGACGAAGAGCTGCAGTTCATGGCCAAGGAGATCTTCGGCAACCTCGACGCCAAGCACCCGGGCGTGCAGACCTTCCTGGGCCTGGGCAACACGCTGCTGTCGGGCCCGATCGAAGTGCTGAACTTCAGCTACTTCCAGGGCGAATTCCCCGACACCTTCCGCACCGCCGTGGAAATCCGCAACGAGATCAAGGAGCGCGGCTGGAACAAGGTGGTCGCCTTCCAGACCCGCAACCCGATGCACCGCGCGCACGAAGAGCTGTGCCGCATGGCGACCGAGCGCCTGCAGGCCGACGGCCTGGTCATCCACATGCTGCTGGGCAAGCTGAAAGAGGGCGACATCCCGGCACCGGTGCGCGACGCCTGCATCCGCACCATGGTGGAGAACTACTTCCCGAAGAACACGGTGATGATCACCGGCTACGGCTTCGACATGCTCTATGCCGGCCCGCGCGAGGCCGTGCTGCATGCGGTGTTCCGCCAGAACATGGGCGCCGACTACCTGATCGTGGGCCGTGACCACGCCGGCGTGGGCGATTACTACGGCCCCTTCGACGCGCAGACCATCTTCGAAGAGCGCGTGCCGGCCGGTGCGCTGCAGATCCAGATTTTCGGCGCCGACAACACCGCCTACAGCAAGAAGCTGGGCCGCGTGGTGATGATGCGCGAAGCCCCGGACCATGTGCCGGAAGACTTCATCGCCCTGTCGGGCACCAAGGTGCGCCAGATGCTCGGCCAGGGCATCGCCCCGCCGCCGGAATTCTCGCGCCCGGAAGTGGCCAAGGTGCTGATGGAGTACTACCAGCTGATCGACAAGAGCGCCTGAGGTTCTGGGCGGCAAATGAGGGGGAGCGGCCTGGCCGCTCCCCCTTTTTTCGTTTCCACCCCCCAAATGCGGGGCGTGCCAGTGTGATCCGTATCGCTTACCGGGCCCCTGAGGCGGCCTATAGTGTCGATCCGGAAACTGCTGGGGGGCAGCAACCTAAATGAGCGCACCGACTTCTTCGCGACTGCTGACCGCGGGTCTTGCCCTGGCGGCGCAATACACGCTGGACGAGCTGGCCCCCGAAACCATCGCCGACACCACCGGCCTGAGCCACGAACAGTTCGCGGCGCAATTCGGCAGCGTCGACGGCTACCTGCTGGAGATGAACCAGCAGTTCCTGGATCACATCCTGGACCGCCTGGTGCGCGAAGCCGGCACCCACTCGCCGGGCCTGCCGCGCATGTGCCGCGCCACCCAGCTGCAGCTCGACATCTGCCTGGAACACCGCGCGCTGCGCAACCTGCTGAGCGAAGCACGGCGCCGCATGCCGCTGGTGGCGGAAGCCTTCCACCGGCGCAACCACACCACCGGCATCATGATCGGCATCGAGCTGAAGTCGCTCGGCTGCCCGCATGCGGCGGCGATCGGGCGAATCTACTGCCTGATGGTGCTGGAAACCGCGCAGATCGAATGCGAGACCGGCGCGCCGAACCCGGCGCTGCGCCGCGCGCTGGCGGACTTCCTGGCGAACGCGTTGTCGGCGC includes these proteins:
- a CDS encoding LysR substrate-binding domain-containing protein, which translates into the protein MNLNHLSIFQAVAASGSISGGARELHISQSAVSKQLAEFERALGVLLLDRLPRGVRPTEAGRLLLGYANRLFAIEAEAAQALGDLQQLGRGRLAIGASRTIGGYMLPDTLAAFRRRHPGVELSLQVENTQAIEAKLLAGEIDIGFAEGIVSSGLLDYQVFAEDELVLIAAPGHPLASGAALSLAALAGCPLLMHEVGSGTRAVTERALAAKNIRLRPAMTLASTEAIKHTVATGVALAFLSAQAVRTELKAGTLGVVEVKGLRIRRPLYRVQLKSAWLSPALEAFLGFLPDR
- a CDS encoding sulfite exporter TauE/SafE family protein — protein: MESLLIYVLTGAIAGLLAGLFGVGGGMIMVPALALVLPGQGVPPDVVMQVAVATSLAVISATSVSSMLSHQKHGAVLWPVFRWMALGLVLGSVAGAFVADRLASRTLALFVGCGALAVAVQMALDLKPKAAAPLPGPGVLIGAGGVIGLLSALVGIGGGSLTVPFLGWRSVDIRKAVGTSAACGVPIAWAGALGFIASGWDRTDLPAPHLGYVSLHGFAGLAVASVLMAPLGARLAHRLPPQQLKRGFALLLAGVGLKMLIG
- the sat gene encoding sulfate adenylyltransferase; its protein translation is MIKPHGSDALNPRFVYDTARHAALQKEAAGLPSLLLNSAAAANAVMLGAGYFNPLTGYMTKADALGVAKDLKTASGLFWPVPIVNLTRESGIKAGSRIALRDPNVEGNPVLAVMDVETVENVSDEELQFMAKEIFGNLDAKHPGVQTFLGLGNTLLSGPIEVLNFSYFQGEFPDTFRTAVEIRNEIKERGWNKVVAFQTRNPMHRAHEELCRMATERLQADGLVIHMLLGKLKEGDIPAPVRDACIRTMVENYFPKNTVMITGYGFDMLYAGPREAVLHAVFRQNMGADYLIVGRDHAGVGDYYGPFDAQTIFEERVPAGALQIQIFGADNTAYSKKLGRVVMMREAPDHVPEDFIALSGTKVRQMLGQGIAPPPEFSRPEVAKVLMEYYQLIDKSA
- a CDS encoding lytic transglycosylase domain-containing protein encodes the protein MDKRGIGGKGIRYPGRALLAGLMLAVSAAQAAEVYVYREPGGIRLFTDRQVRDPAYVFISKYGRPTAYTSCKGLSAAGLDARLRSYEDLIYKYAAQQQVEPALVKAVMRVESCFDHRAVSRVGARGLMQLMPGTAADLGVSDSFDPAQNIRGGVTYLRLMLDRFGNDQKLALAAYNAGPGAVTKHQGVPPFKETQAYVEKVRSHYQRYH